The genomic stretch agtcacctcagtcagtgtccggtctcgtttgtAATAGGACAGATCTCTGCATACAGCCATCACAACGTCTCAGACTCCTACCTCGCATCTCCTGAGCTCCCGATTCCTGTCCCGTGTGTGTCACTACAACCCCAGATCTCCATCTAGGCAACCAAAGGATGGTATCAGTACCATCAACACTCTGTCTGTTTACATCGTGTGCAATAAAAACTATCTGGCTCATCTTGGTGTCTTCGGcctgctctgtccgtaacataCTGACATTGAAATATGAACTAAAACTAAATTGGGGACTTAACGATGAAGTACTTTTGCCAAATGACCAACTTCTTCTGTAAACTTAAAGTTCTCAGCATTGTCTCAGCGCTTTGTACATGACATCCTCAGTTTACCCTCCACCACTTCTCTTTTACACACTTAAATTCATCAACCATACACTGATCAGCCTTGTGCTTTTAACACTTATATTTCAGTGCATTTGCAGCAGCATCTTCAGCATCAAAACATCATCAAGTACTGTGGGAAACTAGACAGTGACAAGTCAACTAGACGCCACAGGGTGTACATGTGATGTGTCTTGCAATGAATGTGGTGTTCTCTGGAAGGACTTGCACctcactgctgtctgtgttgtaatgtgtgtaatgtcTGCAACTGTCAGTTCATGTACAGTTAATTCAACAGCTGAATTGGATTCAGGAATTAAACCTTATGCACTGAATGTATAccacaaatataaaaccaaatGCTTTCAAGGGGAAAGTAGGAAACATGTTGCAGGCTACTTTCCTTGCCCTGCATACTCACAAGCTTTCTCATGATGAAATAACTACTTACTTATAACAGATCAGTTAACAACTAACCCCGCAAAAGGAGCCAATCAAAAGGCAAATAGCAAACCGCTTCACAAAAAGCCTCAGTTACTTTTTTATTACATAACGGAAAACAGACCTTgataaaaaccttaaaaaacacattaaacaccttatttctatttctatttctacatacaaagaaaacacagctgaggcAAAGAAAAAGAATTACAATAATGATCTCATACAAACTAATGatgaagctacagtatattatatttgtgtTATCTTCCATAAAGAAAAACATCCGTCCTGTTTGCACTCCATCCTTTGTTATATAATTCCTTCTGTTAACCTCAAATGTAAactgttttattaattatttctatGGTATCATTTCACACAAATCCAATAAAAAGTACTTTGAAGggtactaaaacaaacaaacaaagcaatacagcagcagaaaagaagaaatagaaaAGAGAGCAGATTACATGAAAATAAgcaaattcagttcagttctaCATTTACCTGCATTATTCAAATGAATCTGTGATGACGTCTGATTCCTGAGATCATTTGTGGCCATGCAGTAATAAACTCCTCCATCTGTTGCATTAAAGCTGTAAACCTGTCCTTCAGATACAGTCATGGGTCCATCTGTGCTCTTCTTGAACCAGGTGAAGCGGCTGACGGGAGGCTTGGCTCTGCTGGAGCAGGTCAGGTTCACCCAGCTACCTGCTGACACCAAACCTGATGGACTGATGGACCCTGAGGTGTCTTTAGGAGCATCTGAGGAAAATGTGACgttcacttcattcattaaaaTCAGCTGACGTCACATGAATCATCATGTGCTGACAGGATCCAACAACAAACTCTGCTTGTCTTACATGAAACACTAAgagtctttctctcctctgctgtcttgACATCTTCTCCTTCATTCACAGGATATCGGGCAGAACAGGTGATGTTGTCTCCATCATGTTGGTCTGACAGAGTGATGGTGGCCTGGATTTTAGTTGTAAAGGTTCCatctgtgttttcctctgtgtagCTGTGAGAGTCTTGTTGGAGGCTCCAGGTGAGTTTAGGAGGGGAGTGTGGACAGGGAGTGAAAGCTGAGCAGGTTATAGTGACAGACTCCTTCTCCTTCAGATCACCTGAGATCTCAATTCTGGGGCTCGGAGGAGAATCTGTGGTTTAGAAACAGactcagaatcagctttattggccaagtaatatactgtatatagtttgttttgtttttaggtcAAAACTGCACCtaattgtcttgttttttcttaacTATAACATTGTAGATGATAAAAATCTCTCTTACctgtaacatttatttgaagAGGATTACAAACAGCTGTTGCCCTGAATGCACTGTTCTGAATTCTGAAGTAGAATGTGTCTGCATAGTTTGGGTTTAAACTGGAAACCAGAGTCGTCAATCTGTTGTGACTCAGGTTTCCAGTAATATTCATTGGATAAGTGTTTTCGAAATTCACATCGCTTGGATATAAATTGTCACTCTGTTTAATCCACGCTGCAAAGTTTCTGATGCCATCAAATTTTTTTTCTGGTTCAGCTCTAAAGTTACATGGGATTTGCAAACAAGATCCACTCAGTGCTTCCATCTTCTGTGGTGCAGTAATGAAGAGGTTTGACACTTTAGGACAAACAGCCAAAGCACCTGTAAAACCAGACTCATGATTAACATAATGTGGAACAAATCTCTATGAatagaaagacaaaatatacTTCAGCAGCAGGATGCTGCATGTCGTTTTTCATGTGCTGCTAACAAGTCCAGTATAAATCTTCAAGATGTAAAATTAGCTGCACTCTGCACTGATCTCTGACTCTAAATGAAgttcaaactgcaaacaattCAAGTAATGTGTCCAAATAATGAACAAACAGCTCACCTGAAAGAAAGAGGACGTGGAGTAATGTGTTGCATGTTGCAGTATTCATAAACAGGACTGCCATGTAACCCATTGCCTAGATTTGCAAACACAATAATGTAGTTActttataaacatgttttttgagctgttacAAAGAATGTAAGTAAATCTGCacttaaaatgaacacattcaCACCAGAAACTTGCACTTTACAACCAGGATTCACTTTGTTGTAAGTAGTGATCAATTAACATCTTCAGAACTGCAGTTTGAAACAcaatatttaaagtaaattcTGAATAATGTCACACTAGTGAAATGCTGCTGAAGCAGCTTCTTAGGGCTTAGTTCTGCTAAACAAAAGccatcaaataaaatattagctcatgtatttttgtggaGTTCATGAAGAGTAAGAAAATAATAAGATTGTTTTGGCTAAAAAGTCAAATCAGTAAAACATCTTGTCTTACCAGACAAGCCCACATCAGAAAGAGAGCAGCAATGAGATCCTGAGTTGAGTGATTTTAAATAGGAAATACTTCACTTTATGAATTTCAGCTGAAGTGCATCACATCAAATAACTAACTTCCCTGTTTATCTGTTGTTATTTAAAACTCGACTTAAGTCGACTTCCCGTGTTTCGAGCCTACAGAGTAGTGTAAATCCAGTTGGTTTTGTTGTGCAACTGCTAAATATAATCTGGCCTGAGTGACTACTTGtaaatattagagaaatacaacaaattctcacatttactTCTCATAAATGAGTGTTTCAAATCCCATGACTCACTGCAAGCTTAGATGCTATATCTTCTTTGCAATATGATGAAAATATTAACTTGCAAACAATAAAGGaacattctgcagaaaaaaacatctgtcgTAGTGCTGCCCTCCAGgctgaaagaaacattttatattaagaaaactttgattaaaatgtaattcacaGAATGTAATTCACAGATGTCAATGCAAAAATCCTTCATTGCATTTATTCCTTAAACACACCTTGAAAACCCCTCAAATTCTCATTAAAGTACTCTGAGATGTATTTTTTGCgtttaaaaaaatcaagtttGTTCATGTACAATACACAGCTAATTATTTCACACAACCTCCCATTGGTGCAGCTTCCTCCCACATCGCCTGGAGCCCTATGTTCAGTATATTTGCTCTTCCTAAATTTTTAATATCAAGCGTCTGCTTCTTCTTTGCCGATTGTTTAATCTGTGGTAACAAGAACAGCAAATGAGTTcagcattcagaaaaaaaggagaatatTTCACTGAAATCATAATAAATCAGCCAGCTAAACACCTCAGCTCACTTATTAGTGttataaaaaaacagagagactcAGACATGGGGTACCACACATGAGGTTAAATCAATAAATGGCCAACTAGTCTAATCAACCATTAAAGAACCATTGGTTCACTCTAACATGTACAGTGAACCTCATCCTGCCATTTCAGGAAAGCTATTTAAAAAGCTTGTGCGGTTAACCAAAACCATCATCTCTGCCTCTATGCGACCAACAGTGCCGCCTAGTGGTCAAATGTTGTGTAACAGGTTGCTCTCACTGTacaacactgcaacaacaaccCATGTCATGTCCAACTTCATGAGTCCGGCCAAGGTGTCTTTCAGCAAGAAGCTGAACGCTGTATGTGCTTCTGTTGCATTCATTATTAGCACAGGACTTAAAGCAAAATGCAAACAGGAAACTCCAAAAGCAATGCAGATGAATCCAACATGCAGCACACAGTGCTGAAGAGAGCCTGCTGATGGTTCACATGAAGTAGCTGAACTGTCTCTCATATGAAGATAAATTAATACATACACCACACACTACTTCATTTAGGCTAATGTTTATTATAGTTCAGTACCGTTTGGCATAAATCCTCCTTAACTCAACTAATCTGCTTCATGGATGGGATTCGTTCAGTTTTGATTGACTAGTGACGAAACAACCCCatcaactgtcatcagattgtGATTCAAATAAATCCTGAATGACTTTTTCCcaactgagccccgcccacttcaaaccagtgagaaccaacatagagaaaaaataaacagagaaatctctcatgtgaaataacaaaaactgttCAAACTTTTGCAGAAAATAGTGTTTTCTTGTACGACCTCATCACTCACActgtagaaagaaaatgattgagaaaataagttttcagggcctttaagggatccttataaaatgtttctgtttgtgttatgtttctgtttaaaagAAATATCAGCCCATATATCAGTAACAGCAAATACGGATATTGGATTCATTTCAAACTAATTCTTTAGAATACGAAGCCTATTTGTGAATCATACCTCAAGTGCCTTGTAGCTGATGCAACCCTTCTGTCTGAGCAGTTCCTCAGAATACTTTTTGTAAATCTTAAAGAGTAAGTTAGAAACAGTCATAGTTACAGTTAAATCTGGAAATAGCACAGTTGCACCGTCCCTTAATGTATTAGATGCTCCTCATTAAACAGGCTTAACTGCCCACAGTGCAGTGGGAGACTAAAATGGCAGagtttgtcatttatttctgGATTTCCTCTGTTGCTGACAACAGCCTCCCAcaacaaaatatgaagaaaGATAGATGTGCACCTTGACTACTTTTCAGATAACTGGTTTGGATTGCATTATGACACTACTTCAAACACAGTCATAATAATGAGACTGTTTGTACCATAGGTGTGATAGTGTGCAGGGTGCAAAACCAGTGTGTTAATAGCAGAGTAAGTGGTCACTTAATACCAGATCATAAAAAAGACACCACTCTCCTTCTTTATTACATGTAAAAGGAACATATTGTGGatacagatgaaaaaaacacacaagcctCAAGTTCAAATTGTAAATGATTCAAGTTATGAATACTAAACACTAATGATAATTCACAGACAGGGCTGCCATGATACCCAACTACATAATACAGTTACTTAGTTTTTTCAACatattagttattagttgttTCCTCTGTTGCATGTAGTGACACATCAACATCTGCAGTGCTGCactttaaaattatatttattgtaaaatcaaCAAAGTGCCACAGAAGTGAATTTGCGATATTTCAGCTAAATTTCAACTTAATGATTACTTATTAAATTCCAGTTGGTTAATGTTGTAAATCAGCTAGATAGCTTATGACCTTCAGACAGAAAGTTGCCAAAATACAACCAGTTTCTCAGTTATTGATTTGTCATCATCTTTATAGAATAAGAAATGTCACAAtttgtttgtacagtatttcGTGCTACTATCGTTCCTCCTGAGCTtgatatgaaaaacatttgtcaGAGGTCAAGTAACTATTCctcttactttattttttaatttcttgtgATTTAATGGTATGATTTTGGTCATGTTGAAAAATATAACAAGTACAATGTTAGGTCAAAAAATGCAggggttttttttgctttccaaATCTTTTATTAAAGTGCAATAAATATAAAGCTTCACATGCAGAAACTATGACTGAACTTCATCTTCAGTTTAGttgtaattaaaacacaaatccAGTTATGATAAACAGATATGATGCATGTTACGTGAGCAAATCAGCATTGTGTGGTGAAAAGGAATTTTGAGGTCTATAAACACCATACGTACTGATAAAAAATGtcccacacacaaatatattgCAAGAAACTacaggcagtgaagaagacatTTCCTtgtaataataagaataaaataatattttaatatattatgtTTAATAAGAGATACGTCCATATATTCATTTTTTCTTCACTTGAGCGTAGAGATCCTCTGGGCCGTCAGCAGTCTGCGTTAAGCTGTTTGCTGGCTGGGACACTTTGACCTGTGCATACAGCGTATCCTGCTGCTGTCCACTGTCCTGCGCTGAGTCAGAGGACGGAGCAGGTCTCAGCTTGGAGAAGTCGATCTCTCCATAATGGatgtcttctttttctgttgctctGGCTGCTTCTTCAGCTGTTAGGCTCTGTGAAAAATGCACCAAACGAGAAATGCTGTGAAGAGCAGAAGGTGAGCCTCCTTCAgtttagtttatattttctcattttgtccCTCACTCAGCTCCCACTGCTATAATAAAGTGATAATCGTCAGAATAATCAGCTTTTATTGAACACAGCAATGGAATAATCTTATGTACTTGTAGATACATTAGTTAATGTGAGTTTGCAAACAGGATGTTTCATAACATTTCCTGTGTTTCTCCACATTTACTCACTAATGAGTAACCTGTTCAGTCCAGTCTAGAGCTTATGAGTGCAGTCAGTATGAATGGTTAGAAACATATTCATAACACACAATTCTGTAGCGTACATTGAAGTATTTTCCAACCTGTGTCTGTTGTGAAGTTGGATGTTTTGACTTTAACCACCTGGAAGACATAAGAGGATTGTCAGCTTAATTGTTTTGTGtactagtaataataatgatttatatcattattattattactactattacacaaaacacaaaattttgTGCATTTAACAAGTTTCACTTCATCAGTTACAAAGTGatttaaatgcaatttaatcaataaaatacagaaaaagacaacaattaataatacaataacaatatatacataaaagCAAGACCTTTCACAGCTTAGAGGATTTGAATGCAAACCCTTAATCCCCCTCAATCTTTCACCCATTGTTTGAGATCATGACAATGTTCCTGcttgtaaaacacacatttggtgattttaaaaaaacaacaacatttaaaatctaaaactcAGAGTTTGCCAGAGCAATGACAGTAAATTAGCTTGAATTGTTCACTCATTCTGGATCTAGTGAGAAGTCGGGTTGCAAAATTTTGTACTAACTGACTTCTAGACTGTTCTAATGGATCAGACAGGTACACATTGTGTACCTGTCTGATCCATTAGTCAATGCGAGATGTGACAGATGCATAAGGATAATTATAAGGATAATTAAATCATAGATATTTTATGTAACTGAAAGAAACAGGATTGTGTAACTGCAGTGGTATGCTTTGTTAGATTCAGTTCACCATAAAAGACAATGCCTGGTTTCTGCAGCGCGAAAGGTTTCTTACATTGATTTGTTAACATTTGGTTCCAAAATATTTATTGACATCCAATCATTAATGAGTCAACTCGCTTGATATTGAGAGACTCAAGAAAAAAGAATTGTGTCATAAAAATGAATATCTGTGTTCTGTAAGTGTGTATTGTGACCTTGTGGCTGCATGTAGACAACAGTAATGGCCCAAGTATAGAACCATGAGAAACTCCACAAATGCACCTTTGACTTGTGTGTTGAAGATATGAATTTAAAACAGATCCTGAGATTTCAACCCATTGTTGAAGACATTGAGTCAAAATAGAAAAGTCAGCAGTATCAAAATGTAGACCTGAGCTAGAAACTAATACTAAGGAAAAACCAATGTAATTAACAAGCTAatcacacattaaaaataagaagaaaatatgTACAGAATTACAATTGTTTTGGGTGGATAAATCTGTATATGAAATGGATTTGAGATACTTACCAAACGGCAACAACCACACAGATTAGTACAATGATCCCAATGATCCCTCCAGCAACTGCCCCCCATGGTGAAGAGCTATCAGGCTGTTTTGCTcctacagaaacaaaaacataagtGGCTAAGTCAAGTTAATAAAAATCATGGCTGTCACCCAGCTTTCATGTGATGCTCAGCTTTACTTTATACAGTagtttgcaaacattttgtACCAGATGCAAAAATGCTGTCTGTCACTTCTGTTTGCAGACATGGTGTGGAATTACAGTGGGTACGAAAAGTATTCAGACTCCTTTAAATTATTCACTCTGTTtaattgcagccatttgctaaaatcaaaaaagttcattttatttctcattaatgtacactcagcaccccatcttgaccgaaaaaagatggaaatgtagaaatgtatgcaaatgtattaaaaaagaaaaactgaaatagcacatggtcataagtattcagaccctttgctcagtattgagtagaagcacccttttgagctaatacagccatgagtcttcttgggaatgatgcaacaagtttttcacacctagatttggggatcctctatcctggaagaggttttcttccaggatatctctgtacttggctgcattcatctttccttcaattgcaaccagtcgtcctgtccctgcagctggtctcatcagaccagaggatcatatttctcatagtctgggagtcctttgtgtgttttttggcatttgcaGGTTTTCAGGACGAGAGGCTTctgtcgggccactctgccataaagctccgactggtggagggctgcagttatagttgactttctggaactttctcccatctccctgctgcatctctggagctcagctacagtgatctttgggttcttctttacctctttcaccaaggctcttctcccacgattaCTCAGTAATCTCAGTTTGGCTAGAcagccaggtctaggaagagttctggtcatcccaaacttcttccatttaagtattatggaggccactgtgctcttaggaaccttgagtgctgcagaaactcttttgtaaccttggccagatccgtgccttgccacaattctatctctgagctccttgggcagttccttcgacctcatgattctcatttgctctgacatggactgtgagctgtaaggtcttatatagacaggtgtgtgccttttctaatcaagtccaatcactttaattaaacacagctggactccaatgaaggaatagaaccatctcaaggaggatcagaagaaatggacagcatgtgagttaaatataaatgtcacagcaaaggATCCTGAAATAGCACATGGTCATAAGAGTACTTATGGTCATAAGagtacttatgaccatgtgctatttcagtttttcttttttaataaatttgcaaaaatttctacatttctgtttttttctgtcaagatggggtgctgagtgtacattaatgagaaataaaatgaacttttttgattttagcaaatggctgcaatgaaacaaagagtgaaaaatttaaaggggtctgaatactttccgtacccactgtaatTTTACACTGAACAATAATataagaaaaagtgaaaatcaGTGTCAGAGAGATTGTGATAAGGATATTCTGTACTGAATTTTACACTTTTGTCTcactcctttcctctctcattatcaattttcattcatacatttctTCATTTCTACTTTCCCATACTGTGGAGACTCCTCTCGTTCACAAATCTCTGTCCTATCCCCAAATTTCTTGGCCCTACATTTTATGCAGATGCTAAGTTTTCATGTACTATCGACAACACTTTTGTctctaaatattgtttttaacttCCCCCTCAATCTCTCCTTACTGaatttaaacacattattgGCAACTCTGCATATATTTACATTGATGTATTTTATCCAACATTAACTGCTCCTATTTCACCACTGGGTGCAGTACAGTTCCATGTTTACCTTCAATAGTCAGATGGATCTCTGATGATGTTTGTTTACCGAGATCATTTGTGGCCACACAGTAATAAACTCCTCCATCTGTTGCATTAAAGCTGTAAACCTGTCCTTCAGATACAGTCATGGGTCCATCTGTGCTCTTCTTGAACCAGGTGAAGCGGCTGACGGGAGGCTTGGCTCTGCTGGAGCAGGTCAGGTTCACCCAGCTACCTGCTGACACCAAACCTGATGGACTGATGGACCCTGAGGTGTCTTTAGGAGCATCTGAGGAAAATGTGACAttcactttattcattaaaatcagCTGATGTCCCATGAATCATCATGTGCTGACAAGATCCAACAACAAACTCTGCTTGTCTTACATGAAACACTGAgagtctttctctcctctgctgtcttgACATCTTTTCCTTCATTCACAGGATATCTGGCAGAACAGGTGATGTTGTCTCCATCATGTTGGTCTGACAGAGTGATGGTGGCCTGGATTTTAGTTGTAAAGGTTCCatctgtgttttcctctgtgtagCTGTGAGAGTCTTGTTGGAGGCTCCAGGTGAGTTTAGGAGGGGAGTGTGGACAGGGAGTGAAAGCTGAGCAGGTTATAGTGACAGACTCCTTCTCCTTCAGATCACCTGAGATCTCAATTCTGGGGCTCGGAGGAGAATCTGTGgtttcaaatcaaacacagattTTATGCTGAAAAACTCAGTAAATAATACAGTCACTAAACAGATGTCAATGTCCCcaaatttgttttagttttttttttactgtagtaacaaaatgtgtgtttcattaaagcccctgaaacCGTTGCTCTAAATCTTTAATATTTCTCTAgaacatgaaataataataactaaataaGCAGCAATCAAAGATGAAAATATAGGGGAAAATccttaaatattatttattaagagatTAACAGTCAAAAAGTCAGCTAacctgcttcatcaggactgtgagGGTGTGGTTTGCAAATTCAGTCAGCTTCATAAATGTGGAAAAACCTCATCATGGGGCATTAGAGTCTGTTCCAAATTTAGGTGTATGTTTATGAATGTATGTAGATTTTCTCCTCCACTGATGATAAATGTGAAGGAGCGACAGAAGATCACCACGAGACTCCCcttttttcaagtctgttcACATGCATGGTTTTTAATagtaatgcaaaaaataaaatataatatgtaatacaATATGTATACATGTCAATATGTAACAAGgaaacatttcttaaaatattAACATCCCAGCAGTTTTCAACTATCAGGACATTTTGAATGTCCAGACTGATCACAGGCTGGTTTCTGTAACATTTGGCCAACACTGATATTGTAGATCGTCCTGCAGTAGATGTTTAGTTTCACGGTGGAGGTAAGGGTCATGGTGCTTGTTGGTTGAGCTGCAACAATAACATTATAAACtgaccaataaaaacaaaactcttaCCTTTAACTGTTATTTGAAGAGGATCACAAGAAGCTGTTGCGCTGAATGGCCCGTTCTCAATTCTGAAGAAGTATTTGTCTGTATAATTTGTGAGTAAATTGGAAAATAAAGTGGTGCAGTTTTTCTGACTCAGGTTTCCAGTAATTTTCATTGGATAGATGTTAACTGTCCTACTACTGTTGAAAATCACATTGTTTGAATTGATGCCAAATCTGGAGTCACTTTTAATCCACACTCCAAAGGTTTCACTTCTGCTGTCAAACTCTTGTCGTGATCCAGCACTAAAGTTACATGGGATTTGCAAACAAGATCCACTCAGTGCTTCCATCTTCTGTGGTGCAGTAATGAAGAGGCCTGGCTTTTGAGGACAATCAGCCAAAACTCCTGTAAAACCAGACTCATTATTCAGATTGTAAATGATTCAAGTAATATCTCCAAATTACTGAACCAACAGCTCACCTGAAACAAAGAGGACACTCAGTAACATGTTGTTTGTCACCATATTCACAGACAGAAACCTGGACACAATAAGACTGTTAGTTGTCAGTTGTAATAATCATAAGACTTATTAAGTTTTTACAACACATTCATTGTCTTTTAAAGAAACTTCACTACAGTAGTAATGGTTAACAATGTCTGCAGAGCTGTGGTTTGAAATCAGTTAAAATATAgagttcatgtttttttcagttaaagtaaaaaataatagtaCATGAAGAATGACTAAATTAAAGTTTTAGTTTACGAAGCAGAGaagtaaaagcagtaaaatgtttCCTTACCAAACAAGCCCACAGCTACAAAATAAGACAAGTGTTATGGTTTTAGAGTGAAATGAGGCAATTTGTCAATTTTATCAGAACTGCAACAAACCACCTAACCTAACTGTTGTAATATGACTGAAAGAGGATTTGCTGTTTAAGAAATGCAgttcactttgttttgttgcaaaGCTGCTAGATATCACATGACCCCCATGTCtaaaatattgaagaaataCAGGGAGTTTTGTTCTTACTTCTCATATCCTGTGAGGAAGTCAGATATTACGACATCTTAAAATCTTTAGgtttcaaatgacaaattcatCCACaaggacttttatttttaacacgACTCATAGTGAgcttttatatgtatatattatgtaaCTGACAATAATAATGACATATTTGAGCAGGTGAAAGTATTAACATTATGTAATTCACACATACAGTTACCGCGTGTTTTTGCTGACTTCTGCACTGTAAAAGTCACATTATATCAGCAGTCATCGACACACATGTGTAACACAAATGATAGAATAAGTGATAAACGTGCTTTCCTCCTAAACACTTTCTGCTGCATGAAAagcttcatttttatttcatttaacacaCTTTACATGCATCCAATGGAAACACCagttaatcaataaaaatgaattacatAGTCTCAATATCTTTTTTGCTATCttaagaacaaaagaaagacaagtgCCATGAATCACTTCAACATGAG from Siniperca chuatsi isolate FFG_IHB_CAS linkage group LG19, ASM2008510v1, whole genome shotgun sequence encodes the following:
- the LOC122866827 gene encoding vascular cell adhesion protein 1-like isoform X1, with translation MVTNNMLLSVLFVSGVLADCPQKPGLFITAPQKMEALSGSCLQIPCNFSAGSRQEFDSRSETFGVWIKSDSRFGINSNNVIFNSSRTVNIYPMKITGNLSQKNCTTLFSNLLTNYTDKYFFRIENGPFSATASCDPLQITVKDSPPSPRIEISGDLKEKESVTITCSAFTPCPHSPPKLTWSLQQDSHSYTEENTDGTFTTKIQATITLSDQHDGDNITCSARYPVNEGKDVKTAEERKTLSVSYAPKDTSGSISPSGLVSAGSWVNLTCSSRAKPPVSRFTWFKKSTDGPMTVSEGQVYSFNATDGGVYYCVATNDLGKQTSSEIHLTIEGAKQPDSSSPWGAVAGGIIGIIVLICVVVAVWWLKSKHPTSQQTQSLTAEEAARATEKEDIHYGEIDFSKLRPAPSSDSAQDSGQQQDTLYAQVKVSQPANSLTQTADGPEDLYAQVKKK
- the LOC122866822 gene encoding B-cell receptor CD22-like; amino-acid sequence: MWACLAMGYMAVLFMNTATCNTLLHVLFLSGALAVCPKVSNLFITAPQKMEALSGSCLQIPCNFRAEPEKKFDGIRNFAAWIKQSDNLYPSDVNFENTYPMNITGNLSHNRLTTLVSSLNPNYADTFYFRIQNSAFRATAVCNPLQINVTDSPPSPRIEISGDLKEKESVTITCSAFTPCPHSPPKLTWSLQQDSHSYTEENTDGTFTTKIQATITLSDQHDGDNITCSARYPVNEGEDVKTAEERKTLSVSCKTSRVCCWILSAHDDSCDVS